The DNA region GAGCCGTGCCCAGGGTGCCCATGTCGGCACCCTGGCCGTGATCCTGCCAGCAGTCGTAGATGGTGACGGTGCCGTCGGCCATCAGTTCGGCATCGGCGGCGGCGGAGTCGGCGCCGTCAAGGCCTGCGCCGTAAATGCCCAGGGCGACACCCACGCCGCGCTTGACTTCGGCGGTGGAGGCAGCGGCGGCGCGCTTCTTGGCTTCCTCGTACTTGGGCCGCATGATGTCGAACATCTCGGGCAGGCTGTACACTTCAGGATCCTGACCCGTGGGGGTGGTGGAACCCTTGCGGTAGATGTTCTTGTAGCGCAGCTCGAAAGGATCAATGCCCAGCTTTTCGGCCAGTTCGTCCATCAGGGTCTCGGACGGGAACTCGGATTCCGGAGCGCCGTAACCACGGAACGCAGCGCCCCAGCAGTGGTTGGTGCAGACGGTGCGGCCTTCGCCGCGAATGTTCGCGATGTCGTAACCGGCGCCGATGTACTGGGCTCCGCGCAGGGTCAGCAGGTCACCGAACTCGGAGTACGGGCCGTGGTCGACGGTCCAATCGGTTTCCATGCCCAGAAGCTTGCCGTCCTTCGTGGAGGCCAGGCGCATGTTGGTCCAGAACGGAGAGCGCTTGCCGGTGTAGGCCTGCTGCTGACGATAGTCGTATACCAGATTCACGGGACGACCGGTGGCCAGGGCGGCGGCGCCGACAAGGGCTTCCAGGGTCGGGCTGAACTTATAACCGAAGGTGCCGCCGGCGGGATTCTGAACCAGGTGCAGCTGATCGGGTTCCAGACCGAGGCCGGGAGCGATCATGTACAGGTGCAGGTGCAAACCGATGGACTTGGAGTGAATGATCAGCTTTCCTTCGTCATCGATGTACGCAAAGCCGCAGTCGGGCTCGATGGGCAGATGGGGCTGGCGGGAGGTGTAGTAGCTGCCTTCCACGACCACATCGGCCTTGTCGAAGATGGGAGCGGTCTCGGCGCCCTTGGCGATCTTCTGGATGTAGTAGACGTTGGGCGTGCCGGGATGAATCTCGATGGCGTCCTCGGCCATGGCCGCCGGAGCGCTCATGTATTCGGGCAACTGCTCGATCTCCACCTTGACGGCCTTGGCAGCGGCCTTGGCCTGCTCCTCGGTGTCGGCGCAGACGATGGCGATGGCGTCACCGTACTGGAAGATCTTCTCGTCGCACAGGATCGGACGATCCCAGCCGTCACCCTTGTTGGTGGGGAAGGTAATCAGACCGGTGATGCGGTTCTTGCCCTTCACATCCTTGTGGGTGACGACCTTGAACACGCCGGGCAGCTTCTCGGCTTCGGTGGTGTCGATGGACAGGATCTTGGCGTGGGACACTTCGGCCTGCACCATGGCACACTGCAGAGTGCCGGCGGGCAGCTTCAGGCCCAGATCAGCGCCGAAATCCAGGGTTCCCGTGACCTTGCTCAAGGCCGAGGGACGGGGGTAGCGAGTGCCCCAGACACTGCCGTCGGCAGGCATCTTGAATTCGAGGTCGGCCGCGCTCTTTTCGCCGCGTAGCACCTTGGCCGCGTCCATGACGGCGTCCACCAGCGGCTTGTAGCCGGTGCAGCGGCAGGCGTTGCGATGCTTCTGAAACCAGTCGCGGACGTCGTCGCGGGTCGGGCTGGGGTTGGTGTCCAGCAGGCCCTTGGCCGAGACGATGAAGCCCGGGGAACAGAATCCGCACTGGGCAGCGCCGTGGAGCATCCAGGCGAGCTGCAGCGGGTGCGGGTTGGCCGGGGTGCCGATGCCTTCGATGGTGGTGATCTCGGCACCGTCGTCGACGCGTTTCATCTTGGTCGCGCAGGCGCGCACGACCTTGCCGTCCATGATGACGCTGCACGCTCCGCACTGACCTTCGCCGCAGCCGACCTTGGTGCCGGTCAGGCCGATGCTTTTCCTGATCACGTTGACCAGGGTGTCTTCCGCGTCGACCACCAGATTCCTGCGGATGCCATTGACCACAATTTGCTTCTTAATCATTCCGGTTCCTCCAAATAACAATGTGAATGTTCGAACAGAATCTGCGTGGGGACGCTAGAGTTTGCCGAAGCCGCAGGCCGGGTAGTGGCAACTGGGACAGCTTTCGCACAGACCTCCGTGACCGAACGCAACAATATCCTTCCGCTCCAAACGCTCCCCGGTCAGCAGACGGGGCACGATCAGATCGAAAATACTGGCTTTGTAGTACATGACGCATCCCGGCAGTCCGACCACGGGCACGTCATCCAGATAGGCGAGCATGAACATGGCGCCGGGATAGGTGGGCGCGCCGTATGAAACGACCCGGGCCCCGGTCGCCCTGATGGCCGCCGGGGTCTGATCGTCGGGGTCGACGCTCATGCCGCCCGTGACGGCGATGAAATCTGCGCCCCGCTCTTTGAGGCCCATAATGGCCTGGGCTGTCATCTCGACCTGGTCCGAGACGAAAACTTGGTCCAGAACGGTGGATCCAAGACCTTCGAATTTCTTCCTGAGCACCGGCCCGAAGCCATCCTTGATGCGGCCGGTGTAAACCTCGCTGCCCGTCGTCACCACGCCGACACGCGTGGGCTTCAGGGGGCGGACCTCGATGAGCGGAGCATGCTCGCGACAAACGCCCTCGGCCTCCTGCAGCAACTCTTCCGGCACGGCCAGCGGGATGACCCGCGTGCCGCCGAGCACCCTGCCCGACTTCACGAACTGACCGGTGTGGATAGTGCCAAAAGTCACGTCGGTGATGGAATTGAGGCGGAAAAGTCCTTCCACGTCGATGGACAGAACGCCGTCGTGGGCGGCGGTGAGCGTCGATTTGCCCTCGCTTGGCGAACTGAATGTGATGCCCTGCCCGGCCGCTGCCCGGGCCAGACGCAGGGCGCATTCATCCTCATGGACGTATCCGTCTCTGGGATCAAAAACATAAAGATGGGCCTTGCCGATATCGAGCAAGGTGGAGATGTCATGCGGCCCGACAATGTGCCCGCGCCGAAAGGCGGGTCCCTTGGCCTCGCCGGGAACGATGCGCGTGATGTCATGACAAAGAACGGTGCCGACAGCCTCTTCAACGGGGATGGATTTCATCGCATGTCCAAAATATATCTTGATTGGCATTTTAATATTAAAACATGTCATTTTTGACATATTTTAAGGCCTGAGCAACCTTAACCACCTATTATCATGTGCAAATCATTCTTTCTGAAGATGCCTCGCCGCATCGAAACAATGGAGGCTGCCAAGTCGAACGAAATCACTATGTCACAAGTGGCATATCGACGCATAAAGGCAAAAACAAGGCCAATATGCTTGAATTATCGCTCCATAATTTTGCAACATATTTATTTAATTGAAAATATAACTTTTCAACGCAAAGACTCAGTCACTCTTTGATGTCGATTCGTGTCCGCACGTGGCCGAATTGTCCCAAATGGAACCACCCGAAACAGGAAAAATGAGACAGAATGACACACAAGCCATGAAGGATTCCAGCCTGAACTAGCGAACCGCCCTCCCAGGCATGGCCTGTGTTCCCGGCAGGATTCGATCTCGACATATGTCGAAAAAGGCACAATAAATGCTTGGCTCTGCCATCAAAACATCAAAGGAGAACTCATGAATATTGCAGTAAGCGCCGCAGGAGCATCCCTGGCCAGTCCGGTTTTCGAAGAATTCTCGAAAACTCCGTTTCTGCTGATCGTGAATGTGGAGACGATGGAATGCACCAGCATTCCGCACGACAAGTCCGGGCAGGGGTCGCAGATCGCCTTGGCCGAAATGATCCTGCAACACCGCTGTGAAGCGTTGATCACCGGCAAGCTCGAAGAGGATGTTTTCAAGATTCTGGCGGACGACCACGTGACCCGATTTTTCGGGTCGGGCCTGTCTGCGGAAGAGGCCCTCATGGCCATGGAGAGACGGAAACTAAAGCTGATCCGCAACCCTGAAGGGACGGATGAATGCAACGAAAATCATCACGAACTTGAAGAATTGCAGGTCTGTAGCGGCCACCAGCATTGAAAGTGGGGCCCGGTGGATCATCGGCACAGGCTCAATGTCTGTTTCGATGGTCCGCCGGAACTTCTATATGCCCGGACGCGTGCGGTCTGACCTTCTTTTCGGAAAAGCTTTGCACGCCTTGGGCGAAAATGACCCGGGCCTCGGCCACGGCAGTTCTCTCCACGGCTTCGAACCAGGCGCTGAACTTGTCCCGGTATCGCCGACCGGCCGGAGTCAGGCGGTATCCACCGCGCTTGGTGCCGAGCATCTCGACAAGCTCCTCGCCCACGGCTTCCTCCGTGGCCCGGAGTTTCCCCCAGGCCGCCCGGTAGGACATGCCCAGGGACTCGGCGGCCTTGCGCAGGGAGCCATGCTCCTCGATCCTGTCGAGAAGCATGAGTCGCCCCATGCCGAAATAGACGTTCTCGCCCGACTCCAGCCACAGATGCATCCGAACGGTTGGTGTCTTCATGGCAATCCTCACTTTCCAAATGGACATTTGGGATAGGTGCAGCGTTTGCACTGCATGCACAGCCCGCCGTGACCAAGCCTGGCCAGCTCGCGGCGGGACGGAGACATCCCGGCCAGAATTCTCGGCAACAGCAGATCAAGGCTCGTTGTCTTGAAATACAGGGCGCAGGCCGGAACGCCGATCAGCTCCACTCCCCCGATCGAGCCCAGAAGCGTCATGGCCCCCGGCAGGATGGGCGTGCCGTAGCGCAGGTTTTCCAGACCGGCATCGACAAGCCCCTGCCGGGTCACATCTCCGGGATCCACCGACAAACCGGCCGTGGTCACGATCAGCTCGACGCCGCGATCGAGCATGTCCTGCACGCCCCGGCAAATGAGCTTACGATCGTCAGGCACGATGTCCGTGGCCACCACGGGGCAGCCGTAGGCCTCGACCTTGGCGGTGATGATGGGAATAAAGCGGTCCTCGACCAGGCCCTTGAACACTTCCGTGCCCGTGACTAGGATGCCGACCCTGCGTTTGCCGAAAGGACGCACGCTGACAGCGGGACCGCCGCCCAAGGTGCGCAGCGCCTCGCCGAGCGTATCCCGGCCAAGATAGAGCGGAATGGCACGCGTGGCCGCGATCTGCTGTCCCTTTTCGACCACGCTGAAGGCGTGACGGGTGGCGCACATGACGCCGGGGATGGCGTTCAGCTCTTCGAGCGCCTCCTCGTTTATGGTCACAAGTCCTCCGTGCCGGGCGACCATGGTGATCTTGCCTTCGCGGGGCTCTCCCGAGCAGTCCACCCCGTCTCCCGCCACAGCCGCGGCCAGCAGTCTCGCCGCATCGTCCTCATGGACCCAGCGCGATTCCTCCAGCTCCTCTTCCTCCACATAGACTTCGAACCGGCCCATGCGCTGCAGACGGCAGACATCACCCACATCGAGCACCTGCCCGCGCGTGAAAGCGGCGTCCTTGCTCACGCCCGGATCGATGCAGGTCATGTCGTGCAGGGTCTTCTCGCCCACTGCTTCCTCGGCCGCGACCACCCGGAGTTTTGGTCCGTCAAAGCCCAGTTCGCGCAGATCATGGCCTCCGATCCAGCCCATGTAGGGAGACTCGCCCCGACAGGACCGGCAAACAGAGCCATCCCGGGCCGGATAGGCCTGACCACAGGAAGGACAGGCCGCGATGGCCCCCTTGCCGCGCCCTCCCATGAATTCCGGTCGAAGCGCGATCTCCTTCACGGAACAGATGGATGCCCCCGCCATGCGGATCTCCTCGCGCAGGCGGTCACTGTCCTGTTCCTTTTTGGGCTTGAGCTTGAAAAGCCACTCGCGGATAGTCGGGTAAGGCGTAAGCAGGTCCGTCTCCACGGCCACGCGCACGCCCTTGCCGGTGAACTTGTCGAAAAGAGAGACAGCGTAAAGGCCAAGATGGAAAATTCGCAGCCAGCCGTTGCCCACCGTGCAAGGGGTCAGCATCTGCACGGCGTCCGGCAGACACCAGGCCGTTTCGGAGATGGCGTCGAAAAGGATTCCCTCGGCGATATGGCTTTTCGCCTCGTGGACCATGAACCCGCCCAGTATCAGGCCTGGCGCGGCATATCCGTGAAAGCGTCCCGCCGCCGCGATGAATTCGTCTACGGTGTACGGACCAATGACGGGGCTGGCATAACTCAGGGCTGAAGATCCGTCGGGCATGTTCATGGGCGGCTCCAAATATGAAATTTTATGTCATGTCGCGCAGGAACATATCATGGAACCATCCCGCCGCAACGCCCCCGTGCTGCACAACCTATCGCTTTGGCCCCGTCCTTGAATTTTACAACTACTCAAATTTATTAATTTTTTATCCCTAAAGACAAATTATTGCATCTTTTTGACACAACCGCGTGAAACTCGCCTACCATTATGCCTTGTTAGACATGATTGTTTGTGACAAAAACGCCGATAACGCATCCACTCTACCTGAACACATTGGCGATTCGGCACGGCAGGGCATGGCAAAAATAAACATAATTAGCTTCAATAGCTTGACTTTCACGGAGAAGTCCGCACGAAAATTCCTTTTGGATTTTTGCTGGAAAAACCATCAAAGGTATTGCCCGAGCTGCAAAAACCGCAAACTCTATCGCCTCGCCGACGGCAGGCGCAGATGCGGCCGCTGCGGGTACACCTTTCATGACTTCAGCCGTCGCTTCCTGAATCGCTGCGCCTTCACCTCAAGGCAATGGCTCTGGTTCCTGAAACTTTTCGCGCTGGACATCGCTCCGGTCTGCATCGCAGCCGAGATGGACGTGAATTACGCGACCATCCTGAAAGCCGCCGATACCGTGCGCCGGGCCATAGTGGCCCAGGCGCTGGACGCCGATGGACTCTACGAGGCGGGCGTGTGGCCCGGCCCGGGCAATCCCATGCCCGCAGCGGCGATCGTGAATGCCCCGGTCTTCGGCATCATCGAACTGGGCGGCGTGGCCATCTGCGACCTCATGCCATCCCTAAGCGCTGAAAATCTGCTGCATTTCAAAATCAATTTCTGCCTCAAGACGGCCAGCGTCGGCCAGGTTGTCTACACCGCGCCCTACAAGCAGTATCTGTCCCTCGTCTCCTGCGGACCCGGACTTTGGCCCGCCCGGTACATCAGGCACGCGGACAAGCGCCTGCCTGTCGAGGCCTCCCCGTTCTGGACTTTCGCCAAGCTGCGGCTGCGCCACATGCGCGGCGTACCGGCCTCGCACTTTCCGCTCTATCTGAAGGAATGCGAACTGCGCTACAACTCCCGCGACCAGGATCTCGTGCCCATCCTGGCCCAGATGCTGTGCATGTTCGTGCCCCGCAAATGAGGCGGCGTGGGCTTGCGGGTTGGAATGAAAGCGGCCGCCAACGGACTCGCCCAGTCCATTGACGGCCCATCACCGAAGGAGGAGGGTGAAGAATATGAAAAGTTAGGACGCCTTGGCCACAGGGGTTGCCAGACCCAAGGCGGTCCAGGGGGCCGGGGACAGGGGCACATACCCTTTGCTCTGCGCGACGGCGTCCAGATGCACAAGCCCAAGGGCGGCCAAATCAAAATCAATAGGTTCGGAACGCTCAACCAGATCCAGACACGGCAGGTACTGGGAGCACTCTTCACAGACATGGATATACTCATGCGGGGAATCCGGGAGTGAAAAACGAGTCATGTTTTCATGTTCCTGATTCCCGCAACCCGGACAGGTCATACGCATAAAGCGCCAGCGATGGGTGCAAACCGGACAATGGTGCCAAAGCTCACCACTTTTTGAGATCAGAAAGTCCGATGGATTGGGGTGGTTCTCCAAAGTCGCCAGGTCCGGATCAGATCCGCAGACCGGGCAATATGACTTGCGCCACAAGTCTGCCGGAGCCAGAGACAGCAAAGCCTGTTTTTGGGCCGCGATGC from Desulfomicrobium apsheronum includes:
- a CDS encoding molybdopterin-dependent aldehyde oxidoreductase, coding for MIKKQIVVNGIRRNLVVDAEDTLVNVIRKSIGLTGTKVGCGEGQCGACSVIMDGKVVRACATKMKRVDDGAEITTIEGIGTPANPHPLQLAWMLHGAAQCGFCSPGFIVSAKGLLDTNPSPTRDDVRDWFQKHRNACRCTGYKPLVDAVMDAAKVLRGEKSAADLEFKMPADGSVWGTRYPRPSALSKVTGTLDFGADLGLKLPAGTLQCAMVQAEVSHAKILSIDTTEAEKLPGVFKVVTHKDVKGKNRITGLITFPTNKGDGWDRPILCDEKIFQYGDAIAIVCADTEEQAKAAAKAVKVEIEQLPEYMSAPAAMAEDAIEIHPGTPNVYYIQKIAKGAETAPIFDKADVVVEGSYYTSRQPHLPIEPDCGFAYIDDEGKLIIHSKSIGLHLHLYMIAPGLGLEPDQLHLVQNPAGGTFGYKFSPTLEALVGAAALATGRPVNLVYDYRQQQAYTGKRSPFWTNMRLASTKDGKLLGMETDWTVDHGPYSEFGDLLTLRGAQYIGAGYDIANIRGEGRTVCTNHCWGAAFRGYGAPESEFPSETLMDELAEKLGIDPFELRYKNIYRKGSTTPTGQDPEVYSLPEMFDIMRPKYEEAKKRAAAASTAEVKRGVGVALGIYGAGLDGADSAAADAELMADGTVTIYDCWQDHGQGADMGTLGTAHEALRPLGITPDKIRLVMNDTRVAPNTGPAGGSRSQVMGGQAIINACEQLVKAMKKPSGGFRTYDEMVAEKLPTKYNGKWTAPAKDCDANGQGSPFCCYMYGLFLSEVAVEAATGKTTVEKMAIVGDIGKVNNYSLVDGQIYGGLAQGIGLALTEDYEDLKKHATMRGAGIPYIKDIPDSMDITYVETPRPAGPFGASGVGEMPLTAPHAAVLNAVYNACGARVREIPALPEKILAAMKK
- a CDS encoding molybdopterin-binding protein, giving the protein MKSIPVEEAVGTVLCHDITRIVPGEAKGPAFRRGHIVGPHDISTLLDIGKAHLYVFDPRDGYVHEDECALRLARAAAGQGITFSSPSEGKSTLTAAHDGVLSIDVEGLFRLNSITDVTFGTIHTGQFVKSGRVLGGTRVIPLAVPEELLQEAEGVCREHAPLIEVRPLKPTRVGVVTTGSEVYTGRIKDGFGPVLRKKFEGLGSTVLDQVFVSDQVEMTAQAIMGLKERGADFIAVTGGMSVDPDDQTPAAIRATGARVVSYGAPTYPGAMFMLAYLDDVPVVGLPGCVMYYKASIFDLIVPRLLTGERLERKDIVAFGHGGLCESCPSCHYPACGFGKL
- a CDS encoding NifB/NifX family molybdenum-iron cluster-binding protein, producing MNIAVSAAGASLASPVFEEFSKTPFLLIVNVETMECTSIPHDKSGQGSQIALAEMILQHRCEALITGKLEEDVFKILADDHVTRFFGSGLSAEEALMAMERRKLKLIRNPEGTDECNENHHELEELQVCSGHQH
- a CDS encoding winged helix-turn-helix domain-containing protein — translated: MKTPTVRMHLWLESGENVYFGMGRLMLLDRIEEHGSLRKAAESLGMSYRAAWGKLRATEEAVGEELVEMLGTKRGGYRLTPAGRRYRDKFSAWFEAVERTAVAEARVIFAQGVQSFSEKKVRPHASGHIEVPADHRNRH
- a CDS encoding FmdE family protein is translated as MPDGSSALSYASPVIGPYTVDEFIAAAGRFHGYAAPGLILGGFMVHEAKSHIAEGILFDAISETAWCLPDAVQMLTPCTVGNGWLRIFHLGLYAVSLFDKFTGKGVRVAVETDLLTPYPTIREWLFKLKPKKEQDSDRLREEIRMAGASICSVKEIALRPEFMGGRGKGAIAACPSCGQAYPARDGSVCRSCRGESPYMGWIGGHDLRELGFDGPKLRVVAAEEAVGEKTLHDMTCIDPGVSKDAAFTRGQVLDVGDVCRLQRMGRFEVYVEEEELEESRWVHEDDAARLLAAAVAGDGVDCSGEPREGKITMVARHGGLVTINEEALEELNAIPGVMCATRHAFSVVEKGQQIAATRAIPLYLGRDTLGEALRTLGGGPAVSVRPFGKRRVGILVTGTEVFKGLVEDRFIPIITAKVEAYGCPVVATDIVPDDRKLICRGVQDMLDRGVELIVTTAGLSVDPGDVTRQGLVDAGLENLRYGTPILPGAMTLLGSIGGVELIGVPACALYFKTTSLDLLLPRILAGMSPSRRELARLGHGGLCMQCKRCTYPKCPFGK
- a CDS encoding transposase → MAKINIISFNSLTFTEKSARKFLLDFCWKNHQRYCPSCKNRKLYRLADGRRRCGRCGYTFHDFSRRFLNRCAFTSRQWLWFLKLFALDIAPVCIAAEMDVNYATILKAADTVRRAIVAQALDADGLYEAGVWPGPGNPMPAAAIVNAPVFGIIELGGVAICDLMPSLSAENLLHFKINFCLKTASVGQVVYTAPYKQYLSLVSCGPGLWPARYIRHADKRLPVEASPFWTFAKLRLRHMRGVPASHFPLYLKECELRYNSRDQDLVPILAQMLCMFVPRK
- a CDS encoding formate dehydrogenase accessory protein FdhE; this translates as MPSTGLKTKDAILNTLASRHEPFREIINRFGLLLCRQVELHSELPLADVSAMSVAEDRFLGGEALVVGMDSGAFAPALKASAIRIWPVMGVLFPALAEGLGGLGRKLEEDRQWTRLCLMAVVHGDEAALDRAAAEAAVTPDFLLMALRAAYGPCIAAQKQALLSLAPADLWRKSYCPVCGSDPDLATLENHPNPSDFLISKSGELWHHCPVCTHRWRFMRMTCPGCGNQEHENMTRFSLPDSPHEYIHVCEECSQYLPCLDLVERSEPIDFDLAALGLVHLDAVAQSKGYVPLSPAPWTALGLATPVAKAS